In a single window of the Necator americanus strain Aroian chromosome X, whole genome shotgun sequence genome:
- a CDS encoding hypothetical protein (NECATOR_CHRX.G26141.T1), with protein sequence MLVKSNNLVETFTELRGSRTQLFARREAALYRCRLERVHYEASNLMERIRSATETLSMAYDLYGLLVLADDTLSDEREDFYDDWEEGVIIRPCFTTDFIRKEVEKIDDFRRKVENEIKEAELQEKSENHASLFDQVKELFAELRQEFEEKHEKLRDQLKSMNESIEGIKMSMERLREHHGETSDQTCNSEDREPTRPHGDNSMPPSRNQGEGDPRDAEKHQEPEEDLLDFYDDYEVIDDHEEAGNQGTNHGSRESIPNDEYPGRHKRVELEKRRDAFKAILGSRRKVPDRRISHVNFMRPEERYLVCSFCLAKGQYYSDSCPVYVSVELRRKRVRCKRCLDSRHDTEHCWNQSRECMYCGSRNHNKTLCTLPECIHDQRYELKEIERELETFADYYGPGQ encoded by the coding sequence ATGCTTGTTAAGTCTAACAATCTCGTGGAAACTTTCACTGAGCTGCGTGGAAGTAGGACCCAACTTTTCGCCAGGAGAGAGGCGGCGCTCTACCGTTGTCGCTTGGAGAGAGTGCATTATGAAGCGTCCAATTTGATGGAGAGGATCCGCAGCGCAACCGAAACGCTATCGATGGCATACGACCTGTACGGACTTCTCGTTCTCGCGGATGATACTCTTTCAGATGAACGCGAAGACTTCTATGATGACTGGGAAGAAGGAGTGATTATCCGCCCATGCTTCACTACCGACTTCATTCGTAAGGAAGTCGAAAAAATAGACGACTTCAGGCGGAAGGTCGAGAACGAGATCAAGGAGGCTGAGCTGCAGGAAAAAAGCGAGAACCACGCCAGCCTGTTCGACCAAGTCAAGGAGCTTTTCGCGGAGCTGCGTCAGGagttcgaagaaaaacacGAGAAACTCCGTGACCAACTCAAGAGCATGAACGAGAGCATCGAAGGCATTAAGATGTCAATGGAGAGACTGAGAGAGCATCATGGGGAAACGTCCGACCAGACGTGTAACTCGGAAGATAGAGAGCCAACCAGACCTCATGGAGATAATTCCATGCCGCCCTCGAGGAACCAAGGCGAAGGTGACCCACGAGACGCCGAAAAGCATCAGGAGCCCGAAGAGGATCTTCTGGATTTCTACGACGATTATGAAGTGATCGACGACCATGAGGAGGCAGGCAACCAGGGCACAAACCACGGATCTCGAGAGAGCATTCCAAACGACGAATACCCAGGACGCCACAAGAGAGTGGAACTGGAAAAGCGAAGGGATGCCTTCAAAGCGATTCTTGGAAGCAGAAGGAAAGTACCAGATAGAAGGATCAGTCATGTCAACTTCATGAGACCGGAAGAACGCTATCTGGTGTGTTCGTTCTGTTTGGCAAAGGGACAATACTATTCCGATAGCTGCCCTGTGTACGTGAGCGTGGAATTGAGGAGGAAGCGCGTTCGCTGCAAAAGGTGCTTGGACAGTCGCCACGATACAGAGCATTGTTGGAATCAGAGCAGAGAATGCATGTACTGTGGATCGAGAAACCACAACAAAACATTGTGCACCCTACCGGAGTGTATCCACGACCAGCGTTATGAACTGAAGGAGATTGAGCGAGAACTGGAGACCTTCGCCGACTACTACGGTCCTGGACAGTAA
- a CDS encoding hypothetical protein (NECATOR_CHRX.G26142.T1), with product MATSLKTRKGVLTRHSNSLSQALARHATLGENVGLEDQGAYRTILNEIEKAEMEIKSLQDIFDRALFAFTETVDNLKEPLTEEEEAKVSEYISGAQELISQSTSLLIKLEINKEQLTSSTQ from the coding sequence ATGGCTACGTCATTGAAAACGCGGAAAGGAGTTTTAACCAGGCATTCTAACTCCCTATCGCAAGCATTGGCGAGACATGCGACTTTAGGGGAAAACGTAGGTCTAGAGGATCAGGGAGCATATAGAACTATACTGAATGAGATCGAAAAGGCTGAAATGGAGATTAAATCACTCCAAGACATCTTTGATAGAGCGCTTTTTGCATTTACCGAAACAGTGGACAACCTAAAGGAACCTCTCACTGAAGAGGAAGAGGCGAAAGTTTCGGAGTATATAAGTGGCGCTCAGGAACTCATCTCTCAATCCACATCCCTGCTCATCAAACTGGAGATTAACAAGGAGCAGTTGACATCTAGTACCCAATGA
- a CDS encoding hypothetical protein (NECATOR_CHRX.G26143.T1), with the protein MMALSVNARDKKWIDTKNMTSGLKWMSSDSKEKARQKAKGMVRNYGWPQKLFGDFKSSKEIDEYHKKDYAEILELTKTERSSLRYYRMRRVLIKGYSNRESLRLLLQDADRSNFLLSPALVSAWYQPERNSITFPYASFNPPYYSYEYPQAYNYGGQGGTAGHELVHGFDDQGVQFGPDGSLSRCTWYDCGWMDKRSKDGFNDMAQCVVTHYSTFCCPEQEGNIHCANGATTQGENIADIGGEHAAYIAYREYIKSLGHEEKRLPGLERYTPNQIFWITYGYSWCRSVTEEYLISQLLTDPHAPSACRTNQVVQSIPAFGRDFGCSLGDRMYPAPEQRCSVWVQE; encoded by the exons atgatggcTTTAAGTGTGAATGCCAGAGATAAGAAGTGGATCGatacaaaa aaTATGACTTCGGGCCTGAAGTGGATGTCTTCggattcgaaagaaaaagctaGACAAAAGG CTAAGGGTATGGTGAGGAACTACGGATGGCCTCAAAAACTCTTCGGAGACTTTAAAAGCAGCAAAGAGATTGATGAATATCACAAG AAGGATTATGCTGAAATCCTTGAGCTTACCAAGACGGAGAGGAGCAGCCTTCGATATTACCGTATGCGCCGGGTGCTGATTAAAGGATATTCAAATCGCGAGTCACTACGTTTACTTTTGCAGGATGCAGACAG GTCCAATTTCCTCCTATCACCAGCGTTAGTGAGCGCCTGGTACCAGCCGGAAAGGAACTCTATCACTTTCCCTTACGCGAGCTTCAATCCACCGTACTATAG CTATGAATATCCTCAAGCTTACAACTATGGTGGTCAGGGTGGAACTGCCGGTCATGAGCTAGTCCATGGATTTGACGACCAAG GAGTGCAGTTCGGTCCCGATGGAAGTCTAAGTAGGTGTACGTGGTATGATTGTGGATGGATGGATAAAAGATCAAAAGATGGTTTCAACGACATGGCCCAATGCGTTGTAACACATTATAG CACTTTCTGCTGCCCAGAACAGGAAGGTAATATACACTGCGCAAATGGTGCAACCACACAAGGGGAAAATATTGCTGATATTGGAG GTGAACATGCTGCATACATAGCATATCGAGAGTACATCAAATCACTAGGACATGAAGAGAAAAG ATTGCCAGGATTAGAACGATACACACCAAACCAGATCTTTTGGATTACATATGGATACTCATGGTGCAGGAGCGTAACAGAGGAATACCTTATTAGTCAA CTTCTCACCGACCCCCACGCACCAAGTGCTTGCCGCACTAACCAAGTAGTCCAAAGTATCCCTGCGTTTGGACGGGATTTCGGGTGCTCATTAGGAGACAGAATGTATCCTGCACCAGAGCAGCGATGTTCAGTTTGGGTTCAAGAGTAA
- a CDS encoding hypothetical protein (NECATOR_CHRX.G26143.T2) — protein sequence MTSGLKWMSSDSKEKARQKAKGMVRNYGWPQKLFGDFKSSKEIDEYHKKDYAEILELTKTERSSLRYYRMRRVLIKGYSNRESLRLLLQDADRSNFLLSPALVSAWYQPERNSITFPYASFNPPYYSYEYPQAYNYGGQGGTAGHELVHGFDDQGVQFGPDGSLSRCTWYDCGWMDKRSKDGFNDMAQCVVTHYSTFCCPEQEGNIHCANGATTQGENIADIGGEHAAYIAYREYIKSLGHEEKRLPGLERYTPNQIFWITYGYSWCRSVTEEYLISQLLTDPHAPSACRTNQVVQSIPAFGRDFGCSLGDRMYPAPEQRCSVWVQE from the exons ATGACTTCGGGCCTGAAGTGGATGTCTTCggattcgaaagaaaaagctaGACAAAAGG CTAAGGGTATGGTGAGGAACTACGGATGGCCTCAAAAACTCTTCGGAGACTTTAAAAGCAGCAAAGAGATTGATGAATATCACAAG AAGGATTATGCTGAAATCCTTGAGCTTACCAAGACGGAGAGGAGCAGCCTTCGATATTACCGTATGCGCCGGGTGCTGATTAAAGGATATTCAAATCGCGAGTCACTACGTTTACTTTTGCAGGATGCAGACAG GTCCAATTTCCTCCTATCACCAGCGTTAGTGAGCGCCTGGTACCAGCCGGAAAGGAACTCTATCACTTTCCCTTACGCGAGCTTCAATCCACCGTACTATAG CTATGAATATCCTCAAGCTTACAACTATGGTGGTCAGGGTGGAACTGCCGGTCATGAGCTAGTCCATGGATTTGACGACCAAG GAGTGCAGTTCGGTCCCGATGGAAGTCTAAGTAGGTGTACGTGGTATGATTGTGGATGGATGGATAAAAGATCAAAAGATGGTTTCAACGACATGGCCCAATGCGTTGTAACACATTATAG CACTTTCTGCTGCCCAGAACAGGAAGGTAATATACACTGCGCAAATGGTGCAACCACACAAGGGGAAAATATTGCTGATATTGGAG GTGAACATGCTGCATACATAGCATATCGAGAGTACATCAAATCACTAGGACATGAAGAGAAAAG ATTGCCAGGATTAGAACGATACACACCAAACCAGATCTTTTGGATTACATATGGATACTCATGGTGCAGGAGCGTAACAGAGGAATACCTTATTAGTCAA CTTCTCACCGACCCCCACGCACCAAGTGCTTGCCGCACTAACCAAGTAGTCCAAAGTATCCCTGCGTTTGGACGGGATTTCGGGTGCTCATTAGGAGACAGAATGTATCCTGCACCAGAGCAGCGATGTTCAGTTTGGGTTCAAGAGTAA